The following coding sequences are from one Verrucosispora sp. WMMD573 window:
- a CDS encoding ABC transporter ATP-binding protein, which translates to MELTPGAEGDRRAASITLDGIGKRYLDGTEAVRELSLHVDEGELVVLIGPSGCGKSTVLRMINRLIEPTAGRILLGGSDVTRVDPVKLRRKIGYVIQNVGLFPHQTVAANVATVPRLLGWATGSVKRRVEELLELVGLDPAQFGRRYPHELSGGQRQRVGVARALAADPVVLLMDEPFSAVDPIVRTRLQEEFLRLQAEVRKTIVLVTHDLDEAVRLGDRIAVLSEGGRLEQYDNPATLLGAPATGFVREFVGADRGIRRLAVTPVTREVLGPLPVDGGAGLPAVPLGGSAYDALALLLTSAGGQAVVTEDGQPVGTLSRERILTLTEPAG; encoded by the coding sequence GTGGAACTTACCCCGGGAGCCGAGGGTGATCGACGTGCCGCGTCGATCACCCTCGACGGCATCGGCAAGCGCTACCTGGATGGCACCGAGGCGGTGCGGGAGCTCAGCCTGCATGTCGACGAGGGCGAACTGGTCGTGCTGATCGGCCCGTCCGGCTGTGGCAAGTCGACCGTGCTGCGGATGATCAACCGGCTGATCGAGCCAACCGCCGGCCGGATACTGCTCGGCGGCTCCGACGTCACCCGGGTCGACCCGGTGAAACTGCGCCGCAAGATCGGCTACGTCATCCAGAACGTCGGGCTCTTCCCGCATCAGACGGTGGCCGCCAACGTCGCCACCGTGCCCAGGCTGCTCGGCTGGGCCACCGGCTCCGTCAAGCGCCGGGTCGAGGAACTGCTGGAACTTGTCGGTCTCGATCCGGCCCAGTTCGGCCGCCGTTACCCCCACGAACTCTCCGGCGGCCAGCGGCAGCGGGTCGGCGTGGCCCGGGCCCTCGCCGCCGACCCGGTGGTGCTGCTGATGGACGAGCCCTTCTCCGCCGTGGACCCGATCGTGCGTACCCGGCTTCAGGAGGAGTTCCTGCGGTTACAGGCGGAGGTACGCAAGACCATCGTCCTGGTCACCCATGACCTGGACGAGGCCGTCCGGCTCGGTGACCGGATCGCGGTGCTCTCCGAGGGCGGCCGGTTGGAGCAGTACGACAACCCGGCGACGCTGCTCGGCGCTCCCGCCACCGGTTTCGTCCGCGAGTTCGTCGGGGCCGACCGTGGCATCCGCCGGCTGGCCGTCACCCCGGTGACCCGGGAGGTGCTCGGTCCGCTGCCGGTCGACGGCGGTGCGGGCCTGCCGGCGGTGCCGCTGGGCGGGTCGGCGTACGACGCACTGGCCTTGCTGCTCACTTCCGCCGGCGGCCAGGCCGTGGTCACCGAGGACGGGCAACCGGTCGGGACGCTCAGCCGGGAACGCATCCTGACACTGACGGAGCCGGCCGGCTGA
- a CDS encoding ABC transporter permease, whose amino-acid sequence MSFRLSYRADPGNPWFSWQYVRDNSETVLNALREHTTLTLRAVLIAALIAVPLAVVAYWFRPLTGPILALTGVLYTVPSLALFAFVAPYLGIGVATVLSVVVLYALLVIVRNTVAGLNQVPAEVREAAEGMGYGRWGRLWRIELPLALPGILTGLRLATVSTVALVTVGVVIGRGGLGQIIFAGFQNNLYKAQIMTGTLLCVLLALVLDLLLVGAGRLLTPWLRGRTG is encoded by the coding sequence ATGTCCTTCCGCCTGAGCTACCGGGCTGATCCGGGTAACCCGTGGTTCTCCTGGCAGTACGTGCGGGACAACTCCGAAACGGTGCTCAACGCCCTGCGTGAGCACACCACGCTGACCCTCCGGGCGGTGCTCATCGCCGCGTTGATCGCCGTCCCGCTGGCGGTGGTGGCTTACTGGTTCCGGCCGCTCACCGGGCCGATTCTCGCACTGACCGGGGTGCTCTACACGGTTCCCTCCCTGGCCCTGTTCGCATTCGTCGCACCCTATCTGGGCATCGGCGTCGCGACCGTGCTGAGCGTGGTGGTGCTGTACGCGCTGCTGGTGATCGTCCGTAACACCGTGGCCGGGCTCAACCAGGTGCCGGCGGAGGTCCGCGAGGCGGCCGAGGGCATGGGTTACGGCCGCTGGGGACGACTGTGGCGGATCGAGTTGCCGCTCGCCCTACCCGGCATCCTGACCGGGCTGCGGTTGGCCACGGTGTCCACGGTCGCCCTGGTGACCGTCGGTGTGGTGATCGGGCGGGGCGGGCTCGGGCAGATCATCTTCGCCGGTTTCCAGAACAACCTCTACAAGGCCCAGATCATGACCGGCACGCTGCTCTGCGTCCTGCTGGCGCTGGTGCTCGACCTGCTTCTGGTGGGGGCCGGTCGGCTGCTCACCCCATGGCTTCGCGGGCGCACCGGATGA